From a single Planococcus shenhongbingii genomic region:
- a CDS encoding GNAT family N-acetyltransferase — protein MNNTVPEIPAEIKTERLLLRMPKPGDGKAVNAAIRSSIKELKPWLPFAQQVPSVEETEIDVLEAHINFLKREVLRYIIFNKETGEFIGSTGFHAIEWDIPKMEIGYWIETRWSGFGYMAEAVSALSELALDDFGCKRLEIRCDAENVKSRTIPENLGFVLEGVLHNDELSVDGKNLTDTCIYAKFS, from the coding sequence ATGAACAATACAGTGCCGGAGATACCTGCTGAAATTAAAACAGAGCGCTTGCTGCTGCGCATGCCGAAACCAGGGGACGGCAAAGCAGTGAATGCCGCTATCCGTTCTTCGATCAAAGAATTGAAGCCCTGGCTGCCGTTTGCACAGCAAGTGCCTTCTGTAGAAGAGACTGAAATCGATGTGCTGGAAGCTCATATCAATTTCTTGAAACGGGAAGTCCTGCGTTATATCATTTTTAACAAAGAAACCGGGGAATTTATCGGTTCCACTGGTTTTCATGCGATTGAATGGGACATTCCAAAAATGGAAATCGGTTACTGGATTGAGACGAGATGGAGCGGTTTTGGCTACATGGCAGAAGCGGTATCTGCTCTGTCTGAACTGGCGCTGGATGATTTTGGCTGCAAGCGCCTGGAAATCAGATGCGACGCAGAAAATGTCAAAAGCCGGACAATTCCTGAAAATCTCGGGTTTGTGCTGGAAGGCGTCCTCCACAACGACGAGTTATCAGTAGATGGCAAAAACCTGACCGATACATGCATTTACGCGAAGTTCAGTTAA
- a CDS encoding MFS transporter has protein sequence MTKAISSPLAGNPVYPVMFAMGACHMLNDSLQAVIPAMFPILETNLGLTFTQLGLIAFALNIVASVLQPVVGFISDRKPMPFALPLGMASSFVGIAGLAFAPEYWMILVSVMFLGLGSAIFHPEGSRVSYMAAGTRRGLSQSIYQVGGNSGQALAPLISAFILVPLGQHGAALFLFVAAIGIFILSKISAWYKSQLAKEKLQKGKRAILSSLPELTKKQVGIALALLMIIIFARSFYVTNMTSFYIFHLMESYGLTIQTGQLYIFLFLAVGAAGTFFGGPMADKVGRKNVIVLSLFVPIPLAIALPYVPLFAVIVLLVLIGFFIMLSFSVTVVYAQELVPSKIGTMSGLTVGLAFGMGAIGGVVIGILMDSIGVYETMIVVSFFPIIGLVGLGLPKDRKITAA, from the coding sequence ATGACGAAAGCAATAAGTTCCCCCTTGGCTGGAAATCCAGTTTACCCAGTAATGTTTGCTATGGGTGCTTGCCACATGTTGAATGATTCTTTGCAAGCGGTCATACCGGCAATGTTCCCGATTCTTGAAACCAACCTTGGACTAACATTTACCCAATTGGGACTGATCGCTTTTGCGCTGAATATTGTAGCTTCTGTGTTGCAGCCGGTCGTAGGGTTTATCAGTGACCGCAAGCCGATGCCTTTTGCATTGCCGCTCGGCATGGCCAGCTCATTTGTAGGAATCGCGGGGCTCGCATTTGCTCCTGAATACTGGATGATTCTGGTGTCCGTCATGTTCCTTGGGCTTGGGTCTGCCATTTTCCATCCGGAAGGCTCACGCGTTTCTTATATGGCTGCAGGAACAAGACGCGGGTTGTCGCAGTCAATCTATCAGGTGGGAGGGAACTCTGGCCAAGCGCTGGCTCCGTTGATCAGTGCATTTATATTAGTGCCGCTCGGGCAGCATGGCGCTGCACTTTTTTTATTTGTTGCGGCTATCGGCATATTCATCCTTTCGAAAATTTCAGCATGGTATAAGAGCCAGTTGGCCAAGGAGAAATTGCAAAAAGGCAAAAGAGCCATTTTATCTTCGCTGCCGGAATTGACGAAAAAACAAGTAGGAATAGCGCTGGCTTTATTGATGATTATCATTTTTGCCCGGTCTTTCTATGTGACTAACATGACGAGTTTTTATATTTTCCATTTGATGGAGTCATATGGACTGACCATCCAGACGGGACAGCTTTATATTTTCTTGTTTTTAGCAGTAGGTGCGGCAGGAACATTTTTTGGAGGGCCGATGGCGGATAAAGTCGGACGGAAAAATGTCATTGTCCTGTCGCTCTTTGTACCGATTCCGCTGGCCATTGCTTTGCCTTATGTACCTTTGTTTGCTGTCATTGTGCTGCTTGTGTTGATTGGATTTTTCATCATGCTGAGCTTTTCTGTCACTGTGGTCTATGCGCAGGAGCTGGTGCCGAGTAAAATCGGCACGATGTCCGGCCTGACTGTCGGGCTGGCATTTGGCATGGGAGCCATTGGCGGTGTGGTGATCGGCATTTTAATGGATTCTATCGGTGTTTACGAAACCATGATTGTGGTCTCATTTTTTCCTATTATTGGACTCGTCGGTTTAGGATTGCCAAAGGACCGGAAAATAACTGCTGCTTAA